A genomic segment from Agelaius phoeniceus isolate bAgePho1 chromosome 2, bAgePho1.hap1, whole genome shotgun sequence encodes:
- the LOC129117606 gene encoding homeobox protein NANOG-like, with amino-acid sequence MLGAGAPGPAMSAHLAPSQYVPYPGAARYGDYYWLSAGSMDSVPTEEAPAPDALPLPAAKTPSPSVESPASSSSGTLTQYHTPDSATSPTAAGSPSPHSSLQKVKAQGKGVVKTGKSRTAFSQEQLKALHQRFQSQKYLSPQQIRELAAALQLTYKQVKTWFQNQRMKFKRCQKESQWMDKGMYLPQNGVHQPAYLDIAPTFHQVFPAGSSRNFQAVSNVHQTYSSGQTYGNGQNLYSFPSVEDEGLFGKGGTSCNTQQTMGLLSQQMNFYHSYFDNIDYVSVEVEDTFNFQNPSDTVTPFSSSPIQNQCQLPWHPMGTQSGYESQV; translated from the exons ATGCTTGGTGCAGGGGCACCCGGCCCGGCCATGAGCGCCCACCTAGCCCCGTCGCAATACGTGCCGTACCCGGGCGCGGCCAGGTACGGGGACTATTACTGGCTCTCCGCAGGCAGCATGGACAGCGTGCCCACCGAGGAGGCTCCGGCGCCGGACGCGCTCCCGCTGCCCGCGGCCAAGACGCCCAGTCCCTCAG TTGAGTCTCCAGCTTCCTCCAGCTCCGGGACGCTCACGCAGTACCACACCCCCGACTCCGCCACCAGCCCCACCGCAGCGGGGAGCCCGTCTCCCCACTCCTCCCTCCAGAAGGTCAAGGCGCAAGGCAAGGGTGTGGTGAAGACGGGCAAGAGCCGCACAGCCTTCTCGCAGGAGCAGCTGAAAGCCCTGCACCAGCGCTTCCAGAGCCAGAAGTACCTCAGCCCCCAGCAGATCCgggagctggctgctgctcttcagCTCACCTACAAGCAG GTGAAAACATGGTTTCAGAATCAACGGATGAAATTTAAGCGTTGCCAAAAGGAGAGCCAGTGGATGGATAAAGGGATGTATTTACCACAG AATGGGGTTCATCAGCCTGCATACCTGGATATAGCACCCACGTTCCACCAGGTCTTCCCTGCCGGTTCCAGCAGGAACTTCCAGGCCGTGTCCAACGTGCACCAGACTTACAGCAGTGGACAGACTTACGGAAATGGGCAGAACCTGTACTCGTTCCCCTCTGTGGAGGATGAGGGGCTGTTTGGAAAAGGTGGGACGAGCTGCAATACCCAGCAAACCATGGGTTTATTAAGCCAGCAAATGAACTTCTATCACAGCTACTTTGACAATATAGATTATGTCAGTGTGGAGGTTGAAGACACCTTCAACTTCCAGAACCCCTCTGACACTGTCACACCATTTTCGAGCTCTCCTATACAGAATCAATGCCAGTTACCTTGGCATCCCATGGGGACCCAGAGTGGGTATGAGTCTCAGGTTTGA
- the LOC129117629 gene encoding homeobox protein NANOG-like: MCAHLALPPCPAYPGGAARGPLELCWSAAGAAGQAPTAAGPAGHAGHSPQAAGRRHTAEVSPASSSSGNFSQFTPDSATSPHSSSSSPQPSAKSQKGREYGVEGIRKTKSRTAFSKEQLLTLHQRFQSQKYLSPQQIRELAVALGLTYKQVKTWFQNRRMKLKRCQKQSLWSERAQCLTQSGFQSGTYLDMHPKFHQGYPITTAGNVQTMPAPCQHYGAGQNAYTILTSEDGGVFGKGGGTCSVQQTVGFIAQHKVDFYHSYPGSVEYPGSKTGDGCNFHHSATMGAPFPTAASHHLYHS; this comes from the exons ATGTGCGCGCACTTGGCGCTGCCGCCGTGCCCCGCGTACCCCGGCGGGGCTGCCCGGGGccccctggagctctgctggagcGCGGCGGGGGCCGCAGGACAGGCCCCCACAGCGGCCGGGCCCGCCGGACACGCCGGGCACTCTCCGCAGGCTGCGGGCAGGAGGCACACGGCAG aAGTGTCCCCAGCTTCATCCAGTTCTGGGAATTTCAGCCAATTCACACCAGATTCAGCCACCAGTCCACattcctcatcctcatccccacaGCCTTCAGCTAAGTCTCAAAAGGGCAGAGAATATGGTGTGGAGGGGATCAGGAAGACCAAGAGCCGGACAGctttctccaaggagcagctgctaACCCTGCACCAGCGCTTCCAGAGCCAGAAGTACCTCAGCCCCCAGCAGATCCGGGAGCTGGCTGTTGCCCTGGGGCTCACCTACAAGCAG gtGAAGACTTGGTTCCAGAACCGGAGGATGAAGCTGAAAAGGTGCCAGAAGCAGAGCCTGTGGAGCGAACGGGCTCAGTGTCTCACTCAA AGTGGCTTCCAGAGCGGAACTTACCTGGACATGCACCCCAAATTCCACCAGGGCTACCCCATCACCACAGCTGGCAACGTGCAAACCATGCCTGCCCCCTGTCAGCACTATGGAGCAGGGCAGAACGCTTACACAATCCTGACCAGCGAGGATGGAGGAGTCTTTGGCAAAGGCGGGGGGACCTGCAGTGTCCAGCAGACAGTGGGCTTCATTGCTCAGCACAAAGTAGACTTTTACCACAGCTATCCTGGCAGTGTGGAATATCCAGGCTCCAAGACAGGGGATGGCTGTAATTTTCACCACTCAGCCACCATGGGGGCTCCTTTTCCAACTGCTGCCAGCCATCATCTTTATCATTCCTAA